In the genome of Gloeotrichia echinulata CP02, one region contains:
- a CDS encoding phosphate-starvation-inducible PsiE family protein, producing MYMKKRFKSQFLFCDRWLDRHAIVRNMEAFQDLIVIVLCLGLFAVMLLQLWGIAIAITQSLDYKIVTAKILFVLILVELFRLLMVYLQEHSISVGVAVEVTIVSVLREVVVHGALEISSFQTAAICGLLLILGGLLVVCAKTPHMDCISANTKLCPIVYQGNRERHNELEFQYSHNCDEKLPRG from the coding sequence ATGTACATGAAAAAGCGCTTCAAGAGTCAATTTTTATTTTGCGATCGCTGGTTAGATCGTCATGCAATTGTTCGCAACATGGAAGCCTTCCAAGACTTAATTGTTATTGTCTTGTGTTTAGGTTTATTTGCCGTAATGTTGTTACAATTGTGGGGCATAGCTATTGCTATTACGCAGTCACTAGACTACAAAATAGTGACAGCAAAAATACTATTTGTGTTGATTTTGGTGGAATTATTTCGACTCCTAATGGTTTACTTGCAAGAACATAGTATTTCTGTAGGAGTCGCAGTTGAAGTGACAATTGTATCTGTGCTGCGAGAAGTAGTTGTTCACGGTGCCCTAGAAATTTCCTCATTTCAGACAGCAGCAATTTGTGGTTTACTATTAATTTTAGGTGGGTTACTGGTAGTGTGTGCCAAAACCCCACACATGGATTGCATCAGTGCTAATACTAAGTTGTGCCCAATTGTGTATCAAGGAAACCGAGAACGGCATAACGAGTTGGAATTTCAATATTCACATAATTGTGACGAAAAACTACCTCGCGGATAA